In Microplitis mediator isolate UGA2020A chromosome 2, iyMicMedi2.1, whole genome shotgun sequence, a single window of DNA contains:
- the LOC130663046 gene encoding pancreatic lipase-related protein 2-like — protein sequence MFLNETLVLLTYTANMMATLPNETNTQNISKINVIGNDNSDLKNNYSTTTLSPEEEENKFNLEDDWYMWRCYQPYGCFYIGAPWSGENRPVSTFPGRPESVDPHYMLYTREQSNDPYELMIDRLDIIRQSPLKNHTTLYFIVHGYLDNGDKTWILRTKRELLIREDCNVVVVNWIVGAGPPYPQAVANTRLVGAMTARLAMQLIQEAGVSEHRIHAIGHSLGAHTCGYIGYYLRTQYGYKLGRITGLDPAEPHFSNTSPMVRLDPTDAEFVTAIHTDSSPFVTGGLGITQPVGHIDFYPNGGRNQPGCNNGVLNSITLERGSFFRGIKRFLGCNHIRSYDYFIESINTKCPFIAVPCSSWKNFQEGKCFDCINQYCPRFGFDAQPGNYHASVYLMTAAEKPFCRGHYRVTINISKTAESVDHGGEVGTFVIRVIGAANNDSNNNYDHDNDHASDLKISERIELSEASTYYEPGSSHTVVLPGEIVGTPQAVEITWEYRTSVFNPLTWRLLHKPKAYIDSLQIDSLEAGKGITVCPDESKTITANEPKILTVENCHYHDTSESNAITHQTVN from the exons ATGTTTCTCAACGAGACACTCGTATTGCTGACGTATACAGCAAATATGATGGCGACTTTACCAAATGAAACAAATACACaaaatattagtaaaataaatgtcaTTGGTAATGACAACagtgatttgaaaaataattattctactACAACTTTATCGCCTGAggaagaagaaaataaattcaatttggAAGATG attGGTATATGTGGCGATGTTATCAACCGTACGGTTGTTTTTATATCGGAGCACCCTGGTCAGGTGAAAACCGACCAGTATCAACATTTCCAGGTCGTCCAGAAAGCGTCGATCCCCACTATATGCTCTACACTCGTGAGCAATCTAATGATCCCTATGAACTAATGATAGATCGTTTAGACATTATTCGTCAATCGCCACTAAAAAATCACACAACTCTTTATTTTATCGTCCATGGATATCTCGATAATGGGGATAAGACATGGATTTTA AGAACAAAACGTGAATTACTAATACGTGAAGACTGCAATGTAGTTGTGGTTAATTGGATTGTGGGAGCAGGTCCTCCATATCCACAGGCAGTTGCGAATACAAGACTTGTTGGTGCAATGACAGCTAGGTTGGCAATGCAATTGATACAAGAAGCCGGTGTATCTGAACATCGCATTCATGCAATTGGTCACAGTCTTGGAGCACATACATGTGGTTACATCGGTTATTATTTACGTACACAGTACGGTTACAAACTTGGACGAATTACCG GCTTAGATCCAGCAGAGCCTCACTTCAGTAATACCTCGCCAATGGTGCGATTAGATCCAACAGATGCTGAATTCGTGACAGCTATTCACACAGACTCGAGTCCATTTGTCACTGGAGGACTGGGAATTACTCAGCCAGTTGGTCACATTGATTTTTATCCCAACGGTGGACGTAATCAACCGGGATGCAATAATGGCGTGCTTAATTCAATAACACTTGAACGCGGAAGTTTTTTTCGTGGAATTAAAAGATTTCTTGGTTGCAATCATATTCGTAGCTACGACTATTTTATAGAGAGTATTAACACAAAGTGTCCGTTTATCGCGGTTCCTTGTTCATCATGGAAAAACTTTCAAGAGGGAAAGTGTTTTGATTGTATCAATCAGTACTGTCCTAGATTTGGATTTGATGCGCAGCCTGGAAATTATCATGCATCTGTATATTTGATGACTGCTGCTGAAAAACCTTTTTGca GAGGACATTACAGggttacaataaatatatccaAGACTGCGGAGAGTGTAGATCATGGCGGTGAAGTTGGTACATTTGTTATAAGAGTAATTGGAGCGGCTAATAatgacagtaataataattatgaccACGATAATGATCACGCcagtgatttaaaaatatctgaaaGAATTGAACTTAGCGAGGCGTCAACGTATTACGAGCCCGGAAGTAGTCACACTGTTGTACTACCTGGTGAAATTGTTGGAACTCCACAAGCAGTTGAAATAACGTGGGAATATCGAACTTCTGTTTTCAATCCCTTAACTTGGCGTTTACTCCATAAGCCAAAAGCTTACATTGACTCTCTACAAATTGATAGTTTAGAGGCCGGGAAAGG aaTAACTGTTTGTCCTGATGAAAGTAAAACAATAACAGCCAATGAACCCAAAATATTAACAGTTGAAAATTGTCATTATCATGACACATCTGAATCAAATGCGATAACACATCAAACCGtaaattga
- the LOC130663045 gene encoding pancreatic triacylglycerol lipase-like, with protein sequence MRRIAGPKKELIITTATTTTTKGPLLILFITLTPIAYSTAAAAAGILDPWQWTRSDKIEVNIPWLPFENETRCYDELGCLNITRSWYHLIHRPLNVFPLPREVINTRFILYTNDNPTEGQVLIVGKDKSIKRSNFDPKRKTKFIIHGFIDTPLSNWVKEMRNELLQHGDYNIIIVDWAGGSLPLYTQATANTRLVGLEIAHLVKHLHMNYGLEMGDVHLIGHSLGAHTAGYAGEKLEGEVGRITGLDPAEPNFQGMPSHIRLDWTDAQLVDVIHTDGKSIFFLGYGMSQPCGHLDFYPNNGKEQPGCTDLSETTPSLPLTLIREGLEEASRVLVACNHIRAIKLFIESINSKCQYVAHECNNYANFLRGECFSCKSNNSLSCGIMGYHADQSPALVKRLAMGQSAGTSLLGSKFFVSTGKEDPYCRRHYRITMNLARPPTAESWVQGFMKVTLHAENGIIRNMDLTPNGYMRLEHGTTRKIVVAHPGGAANDMGKIRKVELAWTYDMDVLQPRSLCFFWCNDRLYVDNIVVDIMELPGRGKRETDFSSKLCSIQGRKNYAEITSGSSAAFVDNCR encoded by the exons ATGAGGAGGATCGCGGGTCCGAAGAAAGAACTCATTataacaacagcaacaacaacaacaacaaaaggCCCACTTTTAATCCTTTTCATTACGTTAACACCAATAGCTTATTCAACAGCCGCTGCAGCTGCTGGAATTTTAGATCCATGGCAATGGACACGAAGTGATAAAATTGAAGTCAATATACCCTGGTTACCAt TTGAAAATGAAACGAGGTGTTATGATGAATTAGGCTGTCTAAATATAACAAGAAGCTGGTATCATTTGATACATCGACCGCTAAATGTCTTTCCACTACCACGCGAAGTTATCAATACAAGATTTATACTTTATACAAATGATAATCCTACcgag ggCCAAGTTCTTATCGTGGGGAAAGATAAGTCGATAAAAAGATCAAATTTCGATCCGAAacgtaaaacaaaatttatcatacaTGGATTTATTGACACACCACTGAGTAACTGGGTcaag GAAATGAGAAATGAATTACTCCAGCATGGTGATTACAACATTATAATCGTTGATTGGGCGGGAGGTAGTTTACCTCTGTATACCCAGGCTACTGCAAACACTAGACTCGTTGGCTTGGAGATTGCGCATCTTGTAAAACATCTCCAC ATGAACTATGGTTTGGAGATGGGTGATGTTCATCTAATAGGCCACAGTCTTGGTGCCCATACTGCAGGATATGCCGGAGAAAAATTGGAAGGTGAAGTCGGACGTATAACAGGACTAGATCCTGCGGAGCCAAATTTTCAGGGTATGCCAAGTCATATCCGCTTAGATTGGACCGACGCTCAGCTTGTCGATGTTATCCATACCGATgggaaaagtattttttttctag gATATGGAATGAGTCAACCGTGTGGACACTTGGATTTCTACCCAAACAATGGAAAAGAACAGCCCGGATGTACTGATTTAAGTGAAACAACTCCTTCACTACCACTTACACTAATCAGAGAAGGTCTTGAGGAAGCGTCTCGTGTCCTTGTTGCCTGCAATCACATCCGagcaataaaactttttatcgAAAGTATAAACTCAAAGTGTCAGTATGTAGCGCACGAATGCAATAACTACGCGAATTTTCTCCGCGGTGAATGTTTCTCTTGTAAAAGTAATAACAGTCTGAGTTGTGGTATTATGGGTTATCATGCTGATCAGAGTCCCGCTTTGGTGAAAAGGTTAGCGATGGGTCAGTCTGCTGGTACATCATTACTTGgttcgaaattttttgtttctaccGGCAAAGAAGATCCTTATTGTc GTAGACATTACAGAATAACAATGAATTTAGCAAGACCACCAACTGCTGAAAGTTGGGTCCAAGGTTTTATGAAAGTTACACTACACGCTGAAAATGGGATCATACGTAACATGGATCTTACcccaaa tggttATATGAGATTAGAACATGGGACAACGAGAAAAATAGTCGTGGCGCACCCAGGAGGTGCAGCAAATGACATGGGAAAGATACGAAAAGTTGAACTCGCTTGGACGTACGACATGGACGTACTACAACCACGAtcactttgttttttttggtgTAATGATAGGCTGTATGTTGATAATATTGTTGTTGATATAATGGAACTTCCAGGACGAGg GAAGAGAGAAACGGATTTCTCGAGTAAACTCTGTTCAATTCAAGGCCGCAAAAATTATGCTGAAATAACGAGTGGTTCTAGTGCCGCCTTTGTTGATAATTGTCGTTAA